TGAGCTCGGCGCGCAGCTCGGGGTGCTCTTGGAGCGTCTGGTTGCGAACGACGTTTCCGCACTGGTAGGAGGGGAAGAAGCCCTTGTCGTCGGTGAGCACCGTGGCGTCCGCGGTGCTGAGCTTGCCGTCGGTGGTGTAGATGATGATCGCGTCCACGCTGTCCTGGGCGAGGGCGTCGTACTTGAGGCCCGCGTCCATCTCGGTGGTCTTGCCGAAGCTCATGCCGTAGGTGCTGCAGAGGGCGTCGTATCCGTCCTCGCGCTCGAAGAAGTCCGGCTCGGCCCCAAGGTTCAGCTGGCCGGCGACCTTGGCGAGGTCCGAGTAGGTCTTGAGGTCGTACTTCTGCACGATGTCGTTGCGCACGGCGATGCCGAACGTGTTGCCGAAGCCGTACATCCCCACCCAGCTCATGTCCAGCTTCTTGTTGTAGTCCGCCTGCAGCTGGTCGAACTCGTCCTCGGAGTAGGTTCCCTTGTTCTTGAGGACCGCGGCCCATCCAGTGCCTGTGTACTCTGGGTACAGGTCGAACTGCCCGGACTCCATGCCGGCCTCGAGGTTGGAGGTGCCGCCCGCGACGCCCTCGGTGAGGTCCACCTTGAGGTTGGTGTCGTGTTCGATGAGCATCTTGAGGGCCTCGCCCATGATGTACTGCTCGGTCATGGGCTTGGTCGCGACGTTGATGGTGTCGCTCGGGCCGGCAAGCATGCCCGGCACCGTGGCACCCAGCGCCGCGGCTGCGCAGACGAGGNNNNNNNNNNNNNNNNNNNNNNNNNNNNNNNNNNNNNNNNNNNNNNNNNNNNNNNNNNNNNNNNNNNNNNNNNNNNNNNNNNNNNNNNNNNNNNNNNNNN
This sequence is a window from Parafannyhessea umbonata. Protein-coding genes within it:
- a CDS encoding glycine betaine ABC transporter substrate-binding protein gives rise to the protein LVCAAAALGATVPGMLAGPSDTINVATKPMTEQYIMGEALKMLIEHDTNLKVDLTEGVAGGTSNLEAGMESGQFDLYPEYTGTGWAAVLKNKGTYSEDEFDQLQADYNKKLDMSWVGMYGFGNTFGIAVRNDIVQKYDLKTYSDLAKVAGQLNLGAEPDFFEREDGYDALCSTYGMSFGKTTEMDAGLKYDALAQDSVDAIIIYTTDGKLSTADATVLTDDKGFFPSYQCGNVVRNQTLQEHPELRAELKKLQGTISEEDMARMNYEVEEEKKDPKAVAREFLSSKGLI